From one Caldichromatium japonicum genomic stretch:
- the nifS gene encoding cysteine desulfurase NifS, with product MMDNAPIYLDNNATTACDPAVVEAMLPFFTEQFGNPSSMHSFGNKVGFALKEARARVQALLGAAHDSEIVFTSCGTESDNTAILSALKAQPERNQIVTTAVEHAAILALCDQLEKEGYVVTRLSVDKRGRLDLDEYRAALSPRTAIVSVMWANNETGTIFPVEVMAEMAHAVGAQFHTDAVQAVGKIAIDLKKTEIDILSLSGHKLHAPKGVGVLYLKRGTRFRPLLRGGHQERGRRAGTENTASIVGLGVACELARQHMAFENTEVRRLRDKLESGILAAVPHCFVTGDVANRLPNTSNIAFEFVEGEAILLLLNKAGIAASSGSACTSGSLEPSHVMRAMGIPYTAAHGTIRFSLSRFNSDAEIDRVIAVLPQVIAQLRKISPYWNGSGPAVESFVPAYA from the coding sequence ATGATGGACAACGCGCCGATCTATCTCGACAACAACGCCACCACCGCCTGCGATCCGGCGGTGGTCGAGGCGATGCTGCCCTTCTTCACCGAACAGTTTGGCAATCCCTCGTCGATGCACAGCTTCGGCAACAAGGTCGGCTTCGCGCTCAAAGAGGCGCGCGCCCGCGTGCAGGCGCTGTTGGGCGCCGCGCACGATTCCGAGATCGTCTTCACCTCCTGCGGCACCGAATCCGACAACACGGCGATCCTTTCCGCGCTCAAGGCGCAACCGGAAAGAAATCAGATCGTCACCACGGCCGTCGAGCATGCGGCCATCCTCGCGCTATGCGACCAACTCGAAAAAGAAGGGTATGTCGTCACGCGTCTGTCGGTCGATAAACGCGGTCGGCTCGATCTGGACGAATACCGCGCCGCACTTTCCCCACGCACTGCGATCGTGTCCGTCATGTGGGCGAACAACGAGACGGGGACGATTTTCCCGGTCGAGGTGATGGCCGAGATGGCTCATGCGGTCGGGGCGCAGTTTCACACCGACGCGGTACAAGCCGTCGGCAAGATCGCCATCGACCTCAAGAAGACCGAGATCGACATACTCTCGCTTTCGGGCCACAAGCTACATGCGCCGAAAGGCGTGGGCGTGCTGTATCTGAAACGTGGCACGCGCTTCAGGCCGCTCTTACGCGGCGGCCACCAGGAACGCGGCCGGCGCGCGGGAACGGAGAACACTGCCTCGATCGTCGGCCTGGGCGTTGCCTGCGAGCTTGCCCGGCAACACATGGCCTTCGAAAACACCGAGGTGAGACGCCTGCGCGACAAGCTGGAGTCCGGAATACTCGCTGCCGTGCCGCATTGCTTTGTGACTGGCGACGTGGCGAACCGCCTACCCAATACCAGCAACATCGCCTTCGAGTTCGTCGAGGGCGAGGCGATTCTGCTGCTGCTCAACAAGGCCGGCATCGCCGCATCGTCGGGCTCGGCCTGTACATCGGGTTCGCTGGAGCCCTCGCATGTGATGCGCGCGATGGGCATTCCCTACACGGCCGCGCACGGCACGATCCGCTTTTCGTTGTCGCGCTTCAACAGCGACGCGGAGATCGATCGCGTCATTGCCGTGCTGCCACAGGTGATCGCGCAGCTCAGGAAAATCTCGCCCTACTGGAACGGCAGCGGACCGGCCGTGGAATCGTTCGTGCCGGCGTACGCATGA
- the ureG gene encoding urease accessory protein UreG translates to MKQTLRVGIGGPVGSGKTALTLALCQALRDRYEIAAVTNDIYTEEDAQFLIRHGALSPERIIGVETGGCPHTAIREDASINLEAVERLTRRFPGLEIVFIESGGDNLAATFSPELSDLTLYVIDVAAGDKIPRKGGPGITKSDLLVINKIDLAPMVGASLEVMERDAKRMRGERPFVFANMKTGQGLTEIIDFIVARGMLPIR, encoded by the coding sequence ATGAAACAGACATTGAGAGTAGGCATCGGCGGCCCGGTCGGCTCTGGCAAGACGGCACTCACGTTGGCGCTCTGTCAGGCCTTGCGCGATCGCTATGAGATCGCTGCCGTGACCAACGACATCTACACGGAGGAGGATGCGCAGTTTTTGATTCGTCATGGTGCCCTATCGCCCGAACGCATCATCGGCGTCGAGACCGGCGGCTGCCCGCATACCGCGATTCGCGAGGACGCCTCGATCAACCTCGAAGCAGTCGAGCGGCTGACGAGGCGCTTTCCGGGTCTGGAGATCGTGTTCATCGAAAGCGGCGGTGACAATCTTGCCGCAACCTTCAGTCCGGAACTCTCTGATCTCACGCTTTATGTGATCGACGTCGCCGCTGGCGACAAGATTCCGCGCAAGGGTGGCCCCGGCATCACCAAATCCGATCTGCTGGTCATCAACAAGATCGATCTTGCCCCGATGGTCGGCGCGTCGCTCGAGGTGATGGAGCGCGATGCGAAACGGATGCGGGGCGAGCGGCCGTTCGTCTTTGCCAACATGAAGACCGGTCAGGGCCTCACAGAGATCATCGATTTCATCGTCGCTCGCGGCATGCTGCCGATACGCTGA
- a CDS encoding urease accessory protein UreF has translation MTAELRAETLQMGHSLHKLIDDLGLSVAVPPTPTFMCAWSALAAHWRIPPAEALSAWLWSWAENQTMAALKTVPLGQAAGQRILLEIGRRIPDVVDHALKLDEDELSNFAPGFAIACARHETQYSRLFRS, from the coding sequence ATGACGGCGGAATTGCGTGCCGAAACCCTGCAAATGGGACACTCCCTGCACAAACTGATCGACGATCTTGGCCTATCCGTTGCTGTCCCGCCCACGCCGACTTTCATGTGCGCCTGGAGTGCGCTCGCCGCTCATTGGCGTATTCCGCCAGCCGAGGCGCTCAGCGCCTGGCTGTGGAGCTGGGCGGAGAACCAGACGATGGCGGCACTCAAGACGGTGCCACTCGGGCAGGCGGCGGGTCAACGCATCCTGCTGGAGATCGGCCGCCGCATTCCTGATGTAGTCGATCATGCATTGAAGCTCGATGAGGACGAATTGAGCAATTTCGCGCCTGGATTTGCCATCGCTTGCGCGCGCCACGAAACCCAATATTCGAGATTGTTCCGCTCATGA